From a region of the Streptomyces sp. B21-083 genome:
- the fdhD gene encoding formate dehydrogenase accessory sulfurtransferase FdhD, whose amino-acid sequence MGRVTERRRVIRIRDGAVSTRPDTLVAEEPMEIRLNGKPIAITMRTPGDDFALAAGFLVSEGVLAERRDLQNIVYCAGATTDGSNTYNVVDVRTAPDVVLPDITLERNVYTTSSCGLCGKASLDAVRTTARWAIDDGADAPPVRLTPELLASLPDRLRASQRVFDRTGGLHAAALFTEEGELLDIREDVGRHNAVDKLVGRALQNGDLPLSRVILLVSGRASFELAQKAVMAGIPVLAAVSAPSSLAVDLAAESGLTLVGFLRGSNMNVYAGEDRIALQAAASQG is encoded by the coding sequence ATGGGACGAGTCACCGAACGGCGCAGGGTGATCCGGATCCGGGACGGGGCGGTCTCCACCCGGCCGGACACGCTCGTCGCCGAGGAACCCATGGAGATCCGGCTGAACGGCAAGCCGATCGCCATCACCATGCGGACGCCGGGCGACGACTTCGCGCTCGCCGCCGGCTTCCTGGTGAGCGAGGGCGTGCTCGCCGAGCGGCGCGATCTCCAGAACATCGTGTACTGCGCGGGGGCCACCACGGACGGCTCGAACACGTACAACGTGGTGGATGTACGGACGGCTCCGGACGTGGTGCTACCCGACATCACACTGGAGCGGAACGTGTACACGACGTCCTCGTGCGGCCTGTGCGGAAAGGCCAGCCTGGACGCCGTCCGTACGACGGCACGCTGGGCGATCGACGACGGCGCCGACGCTCCCCCGGTCCGGCTGACGCCCGAGCTGCTCGCGAGCCTCCCCGACCGGCTCCGCGCCTCCCAACGGGTGTTCGACCGGACCGGAGGGCTGCACGCGGCGGCCCTGTTCACGGAGGAGGGCGAGCTGCTCGACATCCGTGAGGACGTGGGCCGGCACAACGCGGTCGACAAACTGGTCGGCCGGGCGCTGCAGAACGGCGACCTGCCGCTGTCCCGCGTGATCCTGCTGGTCTCCGGCCGAGCGTCGTTCGAACTGGCGCAGAAGGCGGTCATGGCCGGGATTCCGGTGCTGGCGGCCGTCTCGGCGCCCTCGTCGCTCGCCGTCGACCTGGCGGCCGAGTCGGGGCTGACCCTGGTGGGGTTCCTCCGGGGCAGCAACATGAACGTGTACGCGGGCGAGGACCGTATCGCTCTGCAGGCCGCGGCCTCCCAGGGCTGA
- a CDS encoding OFA family MFS transporter — protein sequence MSPPVAPPGWSRWLVPPAALSVHLSIGQAYAWSVFKPPLESALGLSGTQSALPFQLGIVMLGLSAAFGGTLVERNGPRWAMTVALVCFSSGFLLASLGAATEQYWLIVFGYGFVGGIGLGIGYISPVSTLIKWFPDRPGMATGIAIMGFGGGALIASPWSAQMLESFGSDSSGIALAFLVHGLAYAAFMSLGVLLVRVPRGAQPAAGGSNGPSALTGVQVSARSAVRTPQFWCLWVILCMNVTAGIGILEKAAPMIKDFFADSSTPVSVSAAAGFVALLSAANMAGRIGWSSTSDLIGRKNIYRVYLGVGALMYASIAWFGDSSKPLFILCALVILSFYGGGFATIPAYLKDLFGTYQVGAIHGRLLTAWSTAGVLGPLIVNWIADRQEEAGKHGSALYGTSFAIMIGLLAVGFVANELVRPVHPRHHMPAPKEAADVQREQSV from the coding sequence ATGAGTCCCCCCGTCGCACCGCCCGGCTGGAGCCGCTGGCTCGTCCCGCCGGCCGCCCTCTCGGTCCACCTCTCCATCGGTCAGGCCTACGCCTGGAGTGTGTTCAAGCCGCCGCTGGAATCCGCGCTCGGCCTCAGCGGCACACAGAGCGCGCTGCCCTTCCAGCTCGGCATAGTGATGCTCGGCCTGTCCGCCGCGTTCGGCGGCACCCTCGTCGAGCGCAACGGGCCGCGCTGGGCCATGACCGTCGCCCTGGTCTGCTTCTCCTCCGGCTTCCTCCTCGCCTCACTCGGCGCCGCCACCGAGCAGTACTGGCTGATCGTCTTCGGCTACGGCTTCGTCGGCGGCATCGGCCTGGGCATCGGCTACATCTCGCCCGTCTCCACCCTCATCAAGTGGTTCCCCGACCGGCCCGGCATGGCCACCGGCATCGCGATCATGGGCTTCGGCGGCGGCGCGCTCATCGCCTCGCCGTGGTCGGCGCAGATGCTGGAGTCGTTCGGCTCCGACAGCTCCGGGATCGCGCTCGCCTTCCTCGTGCACGGACTGGCGTACGCCGCGTTCATGTCGCTCGGAGTGCTCCTGGTCCGGGTGCCGCGCGGTGCGCAGCCCGCCGCCGGCGGGTCGAACGGGCCGAGCGCCCTCACGGGCGTCCAGGTCTCCGCGCGCAGCGCCGTGCGGACCCCGCAGTTCTGGTGTCTGTGGGTCATCCTCTGTATGAACGTGACCGCGGGCATCGGCATCCTGGAGAAGGCCGCGCCGATGATCAAGGACTTCTTCGCGGACAGCTCCACACCGGTCTCGGTGTCGGCGGCGGCCGGTTTCGTCGCGCTGCTCTCGGCGGCCAACATGGCGGGCCGGATCGGCTGGTCGTCCACCTCCGACCTGATCGGCCGCAAGAACATCTACCGCGTCTACCTCGGCGTCGGGGCACTGATGTACGCGTCGATAGCCTGGTTCGGAGACTCCTCCAAGCCGCTGTTCATCCTGTGCGCCCTGGTGATCCTCTCCTTCTACGGCGGCGGTTTCGCCACCATCCCCGCCTATCTGAAGGACCTCTTCGGGACCTACCAGGTCGGCGCGATCCACGGACGGCTGCTCACCGCCTGGTCCACGGCCGGGGTCCTCGGCCCGTTGATCGTCAACTGGATCGCCGACCGCCAGGAGGAGGCAGGCAAACACGGCTCGGCCCTCTACGGGACATCGTTCGCCATCATGATCGGACTGCTCGCCGTCGGCTTCGTCGCCAACGAACTCGTCCGCCCCGTCCATCCCCGCCACCACATGCCCGCGCCGAAGGAGGCCGCCGATGTCCAGCGAGAGCAGTCCGTCTGA
- a CDS encoding MarR family winged helix-turn-helix transcriptional regulator: MSVELRSIRVLPSWILGRAADRGRALVAAALADEGLKMWHHVVLSAVAEVGPVAQAELVRGVGLDAKDMVGVLNDLQDASLVVRTPDPRDRRKNAVTVTSEGRKLLARCERAARKANDELLAPLTGMERELFLGLLTRVSGTR; the protein is encoded by the coding sequence ATGTCTGTAGAACTTCGTTCCATACGTGTCCTCCCCAGCTGGATCCTGGGGAGGGCCGCCGACCGCGGACGGGCGCTGGTCGCCGCCGCGCTGGCGGACGAGGGGCTGAAAATGTGGCATCACGTGGTGCTTTCCGCCGTAGCGGAGGTGGGCCCGGTCGCGCAGGCCGAACTGGTGCGCGGGGTGGGGCTCGACGCCAAGGACATGGTCGGCGTGCTCAACGACCTTCAGGACGCCTCACTGGTCGTACGCACGCCCGATCCGCGCGACCGGCGCAAGAACGCGGTGACGGTCACGTCGGAGGGGCGGAAACTGCTGGCCCGCTGCGAGCGGGCCGCGCGCAAAGCCAACGACGAGCTGCTGGCGCCGCTCACGGGCATGGAACGCGAGCTGTTCCTGGGCCTGCTCACCCGGGTCTCGGGCACGCGCTAG
- a CDS encoding MFS transporter small subunit, with product MSSESSPSETAGPPDRRPLIAFAWLWVGLPPCYGIYELVQKATQLFTG from the coding sequence ATGTCCAGCGAGAGCAGTCCGTCTGAGACCGCGGGCCCGCCCGACCGCCGTCCCCTGATCGCCTTCGCCTGGCTGTGGGTGGGGCTGCCGCCCTGTTACGGCATCTACGAACTGGTACAGAAGGCGACACAGCTGTTCACAGGGTAG
- a CDS encoding sialidase family protein: MPSSLRARLRYTLTAVFTTAALLFAMPSPAGAEQATPTATFEQQVLFRASQDPGYACYRIPAIVRTLKGTLLAFAEGRKDNCGDAGDIDIVVKRSTDDGRTWGPVQVVEDGGVDTHGNPAPIVDRETGRILLAESWNTGRGGGNCPVPCDRSPHMQYSDDDGVSWSEPRDLSAEIMPPEWNSWYATGPVHGIQLTRGDHAGRLVFGVNTETWDGSRISANHAALIISDDGGDHWKVGATDSWPIAADGTFRQKPSEVTLTERSDGVILVSGREQDGTDLGHRTQAFSADGGDSFLTPFRALPDLYAPQVQCSTVGLGARVLLACPADPDRRRTMMIRSSYDGGRTWDSVDRGTVVTRDWSGYSDLVKIDSETVGLLYEGGAVDARDEIRFARFTEDWLMPARGPDPTTRDLAPGALPAAVLGGATPTTGVFGDGALEFDGVDDAVRLPYSDRLPLGTKDFTVALWFRTTATTGDRPLLWMGGVGSTQPQVWLRAEPASNRVRGLMTVRDGASAVRTASATSVGTYNDGQWHFAALRRGGGQFTLFVDGTAVSVADVAGSVSRNSVFGVHIGQRVDSLQHFSGAIDDVRVWDRALDTAELSTASMTAAVDETAATSSTVLWLPLDQVNESRSHRRRS; this comes from the coding sequence ATGCCGTCAAGTCTTCGCGCACGTCTCAGATATACCCTCACGGCCGTGTTCACCACGGCCGCTCTGCTGTTCGCGATGCCGAGCCCCGCAGGCGCCGAACAGGCCACCCCCACGGCCACGTTCGAGCAGCAGGTGCTCTTCCGGGCCTCCCAGGACCCCGGTTACGCCTGCTACCGGATCCCCGCGATCGTCCGGACCCTGAAGGGCACGCTGCTGGCGTTCGCCGAGGGGCGGAAGGACAACTGCGGGGACGCCGGTGACATCGATATCGTCGTCAAGCGGTCGACCGACGACGGGCGCACCTGGGGCCCGGTCCAGGTGGTCGAGGACGGCGGGGTGGACACGCACGGCAATCCGGCGCCCATCGTGGACCGGGAGACCGGCCGCATCCTCCTCGCGGAGAGCTGGAACACCGGTCGGGGCGGCGGCAACTGCCCGGTGCCGTGCGACCGCAGCCCGCATATGCAGTACAGCGACGACGACGGGGTGAGCTGGTCCGAGCCGCGCGACCTGAGCGCCGAGATCATGCCGCCCGAATGGAACTCCTGGTATGCGACGGGCCCTGTGCACGGCATCCAGCTCACCCGGGGCGACCACGCGGGCCGGCTCGTCTTCGGCGTCAACACCGAGACGTGGGACGGCAGTCGGATCAGCGCCAACCACGCGGCGCTGATCATCAGCGACGACGGGGGCGACCACTGGAAGGTCGGCGCCACCGACAGCTGGCCGATCGCGGCGGACGGCACCTTCCGGCAGAAACCGTCCGAGGTGACGCTCACCGAGCGCTCGGACGGGGTGATCCTGGTCAGCGGGCGCGAACAGGACGGTACCGATCTCGGACACCGCACGCAGGCCTTCAGCGCGGACGGGGGCGACAGCTTCCTCACCCCGTTCCGCGCCCTCCCGGATCTCTACGCGCCCCAGGTCCAGTGCTCCACGGTGGGCCTCGGCGCCCGCGTGCTGCTGGCCTGCCCGGCCGATCCCGACCGGCGCCGGACGATGATGATCCGCTCCTCCTACGACGGCGGGCGCACCTGGGACAGCGTGGACCGGGGCACGGTCGTCACGCGGGACTGGTCGGGCTACTCCGACCTGGTGAAGATCGACAGCGAGACGGTGGGCCTGCTGTACGAGGGCGGCGCCGTCGACGCACGCGACGAGATCCGCTTCGCCCGCTTCACCGAGGACTGGCTGATGCCCGCACGCGGCCCGGACCCGACCACCCGTGACCTGGCCCCGGGCGCCCTCCCGGCCGCCGTTCTCGGCGGTGCCACGCCGACCACCGGGGTGTTCGGCGACGGCGCACTGGAGTTCGACGGTGTGGACGACGCCGTGCGCCTCCCGTACAGCGACCGTCTGCCGCTCGGCACCAAGGACTTCACGGTGGCCCTCTGGTTCCGGACCACGGCGACGACGGGTGACCGGCCGCTGTTGTGGATGGGCGGGGTCGGCTCCACCCAGCCGCAGGTCTGGCTGCGCGCCGAACCCGCGAGCAACCGGGTCCGGGGCCTGATGACCGTCCGGGACGGCGCGTCGGCCGTCAGGACGGCTTCCGCGACCTCCGTGGGCACCTACAACGACGGCCAGTGGCACTTCGCGGCCCTGCGCCGTGGCGGCGGCCAGTTCACCCTCTTCGTCGACGGTACGGCGGTCAGTGTGGCGGACGTCGCCGGGTCCGTCAGCCGCAACTCGGTGTTCGGGGTGCACATCGGGCAACGGGTCGACAGCCTGCAGCACTTCAGCGGTGCGATCGACGATGTCCGGGTCTGGGACCGGGCGTTGGACACCGCGGAGCTGTCCACGGCCTCCATGACGGCGGCCGTGGACGAGACGGCGGCCACGAGCAGCACGGTGCTGTGGCTGCCCCTGGACCAGGTGAACGAGAGCCGTTCACATCGCCGGCGCTCCTGA
- a CDS encoding quinone oxidoreductase family protein: MRRVRYGHTGGPLFLEEAPLPEPGPGELLVRCEAVGVTLPAVRKVTEATEPVPLGGEIAGEVVAVGAGVTGFRRGERVTGLCFGHAYADFAVLQEVMASPVPDDASPVDAVALVRSGLVALGALSAARPSAGETALITGAASGVGHLAVRLARRRGASRVVGAVSSPAKADFVRSLGADEVVAYDRLGRSDRFAPVDYVLDAVGGALLTPALAALAPGGRLVAYSSGGGTVQAYDLLVGSTSVTGFQLRRIARERPELYERWRRELWRLFTEGTVRPVVHGEFALADAAGAHRVIESRTNLGKVVLIP; encoded by the coding sequence ATGCGGCGGGTTCGGTACGGGCACACAGGTGGTCCCCTGTTCCTGGAGGAGGCCCCCCTGCCTGAGCCCGGGCCCGGTGAGCTCCTCGTGCGCTGCGAGGCGGTCGGCGTCACCCTCCCGGCCGTCCGCAAGGTGACCGAGGCCACCGAACCGGTCCCGCTGGGCGGCGAGATCGCCGGAGAGGTCGTGGCGGTGGGCGCCGGAGTGACCGGATTCCGACGGGGTGAGCGGGTGACCGGGCTCTGTTTCGGCCACGCCTACGCCGACTTCGCGGTGCTCCAGGAGGTCATGGCCTCCCCCGTGCCCGACGACGCCTCTCCCGTGGACGCGGTCGCACTCGTCCGCAGCGGGCTGGTCGCCCTGGGCGCACTGTCCGCCGCCCGCCCCTCGGCGGGTGAAACGGCGCTGATCACAGGGGCGGCGAGCGGTGTCGGGCATCTCGCGGTGCGGCTCGCGCGCAGGCGCGGCGCGTCCCGGGTGGTCGGCGCCGTCTCCAGCCCGGCCAAGGCCGACTTCGTGCGCTCCCTCGGCGCCGACGAGGTCGTCGCGTACGACCGCCTGGGCCGCAGCGACCGGTTCGCGCCCGTGGACTACGTCCTCGACGCGGTCGGCGGGGCGCTGCTCACCCCGGCACTGGCCGCCCTCGCGCCCGGCGGGCGGCTCGTCGCGTACAGCTCGGGCGGCGGCACCGTCCAGGCGTACGACCTGCTGGTGGGCTCCACGTCCGTCACCGGGTTCCAGCTGCGCCGAATAGCCCGCGAGCGACCCGAGTTGTACGAGCGGTGGCGCCGCGAGCTGTGGCGGCTGTTCACCGAAGGAACCGTACGACCGGTGGTGCACGGGGAGTTCGCGCTGGCGGACGCGGCCGGCGCACACCGGGTCATCGAGTCCCGGACCAACCTCGGCAAGGTTGTCCTGATCCCCTGA